Proteins co-encoded in one Hymenobacter swuensis DY53 genomic window:
- a CDS encoding ribonuclease D: protein MPDIQYITEAAAVAQAAEALQQKPRVGIDLEFDDMRHRYGRNLALIQIFDGEIVYLIDPLPLTNPAHDLEPLWAILRDPAVEKVFHSCKSDILLLDELYDVHVRNIIDTSVQYTLLAEADNNISLGRLIQQELGLEVDKGEQKSNWLKRPLTEGQKHYAANDVLYLFELTDRLQAKLAALGRTTWSEQENQALEEVRYSRDERPYLRLAGKYRIQPQELPMFRDLFLLRDEVARHIDRPSYMVASNDRLAELTRLPVTSSGHLRNAPGLHPELKRSPFAERLVELANEDRPAEPVLPAEQRRFPFRRRLTGAKAAQADAREALLLALKNHLAEDQSPIMANLVLSNRLIADIIEQGADQTLRPWQHALLQETAQKHELDFQQIARPFDLQG from the coding sequence ATGCCTGATATCCAGTATATCACCGAAGCCGCCGCGGTTGCCCAGGCAGCTGAGGCCCTGCAGCAAAAGCCCCGCGTGGGCATCGACCTGGAGTTTGACGACATGCGCCACCGCTACGGCCGCAACCTCGCTCTGATTCAGATTTTTGACGGCGAAATCGTTTACCTGATTGATCCGCTGCCCCTCACCAACCCGGCGCACGACCTAGAGCCGCTGTGGGCTATTCTGCGTGACCCGGCCGTGGAAAAGGTCTTCCATAGCTGCAAATCCGATATTCTACTCCTCGATGAGCTGTACGATGTGCATGTGCGCAACATCATCGACACGAGCGTACAGTACACGCTGCTGGCCGAAGCCGATAACAACATTTCCCTGGGCCGCCTGATTCAGCAGGAGCTGGGCTTGGAGGTGGACAAAGGCGAGCAGAAATCGAACTGGCTGAAACGGCCCCTTACGGAAGGCCAGAAGCACTATGCCGCCAACGACGTGCTGTACCTGTTCGAGTTGACGGACCGGCTGCAGGCCAAACTGGCCGCGCTGGGCCGCACGACGTGGTCGGAGCAGGAAAACCAGGCGCTGGAGGAAGTGCGCTACAGCCGCGACGAGCGGCCTTATCTGCGTCTGGCAGGCAAGTACCGGATTCAGCCCCAGGAGCTGCCTATGTTCCGCGACCTGTTTCTGCTGCGCGACGAGGTAGCTCGCCACATTGACCGGCCCTCATACATGGTAGCTAGCAACGACCGGCTGGCTGAACTGACCCGGCTGCCCGTAACCAGCTCCGGCCACTTACGCAACGCCCCCGGCCTGCACCCCGAGCTTAAGCGCAGCCCCTTTGCCGAGCGGCTGGTAGAGCTGGCCAACGAAGACCGCCCCGCCGAGCCAGTCCTCCCGGCCGAGCAGCGCCGCTTCCCGTTCCGCCGTCGGCTTACCGGGGCCAAAGCCGCCCAGGCCGATGCCCGCGAGGCTCTGCTACTGGCCCTGAAAAACCACCTGGCCGAAGACCAAAGCCCTATTATGGCGAATCTGGTCCTCAGCAACCGCCTCATTGCCGATATAATTGAGCAGGGGGCCGACCAAACGCTGCGGCCCTGGCAGCATGCCTTGCTGCAGGAAACGGCCCAAAAGCACGAGCTGGACTTTCAGCAGATTGCCCGCCCCTTCGACCTGCAGGGGTAA
- a CDS encoding OmpP1/FadL family transporter — protein MFLSYAASAGGFQNGPQNARLLGLGGAATAYSRDASGIFYNPGILGHLDSLTHLSFGGMGTARTTSFLGTDSRLQTKQDFVVMPGGYFYATHPINDRVKVGLSINTPFGYDTKWPSFWEGSSIVRSASMQTVFVQPTAAFKVNDNFSLGAGVIYAHGRLKRERSLGQYDDLEATARYEGSGSGLGYNLGMYGRTGDDLSFGISFRGPVTLKVNNGTADYRNVPALDADRYPASSGFNTEVKLPSSLAVGLADQMTDKLLVTFDFALTGWSSYDSLNFEAQTGPRVRNGRRYEDAMAFRVGGEYEVSKDLLLRAGVSYDESPVRDEYISPELPDGNRLGGALGVSLRLSKVMLDLGYSLDMAGNRTARVNRTQYQSPNIAGTYRTMVHTLAAGVSYSFGSKK, from the coding sequence TTGTTTCTTTCGTACGCGGCTTCGGCTGGTGGCTTTCAGAATGGCCCCCAGAATGCCCGTCTATTGGGTTTGGGCGGGGCCGCCACGGCCTACTCCCGCGACGCGTCGGGTATTTTCTACAACCCCGGTATCCTGGGCCACTTGGATTCGCTCACGCACCTAAGCTTCGGTGGTATGGGCACGGCCCGCACCACGTCGTTTCTGGGTACCGATTCCCGGCTCCAGACCAAGCAGGATTTTGTGGTTATGCCCGGCGGGTATTTCTACGCCACGCACCCCATTAACGACCGGGTGAAAGTGGGCCTGAGTATTAACACGCCCTTCGGCTACGATACCAAGTGGCCGTCCTTCTGGGAAGGCAGCAGCATAGTGCGCTCGGCCAGCATGCAGACGGTGTTTGTGCAGCCCACGGCCGCTTTCAAGGTGAATGACAACTTCAGCCTGGGGGCCGGCGTCATTTACGCCCACGGCCGCCTCAAGCGGGAGCGGAGCCTGGGTCAGTATGACGACCTGGAGGCCACGGCCCGTTACGAAGGCAGCGGCAGCGGCCTGGGCTACAACCTGGGCATGTACGGCCGTACCGGCGACGATTTGTCGTTTGGTATCAGCTTCCGGGGACCGGTAACGTTGAAAGTGAACAACGGCACCGCCGACTACCGGAACGTGCCGGCCCTGGATGCCGACCGGTATCCGGCCAGCTCTGGCTTCAATACGGAAGTAAAGCTACCGTCGTCGTTGGCGGTAGGTCTGGCCGACCAGATGACCGACAAGCTGCTGGTTACGTTCGATTTTGCCCTAACCGGCTGGAGCAGCTACGACTCGCTTAACTTCGAAGCCCAGACCGGCCCGCGCGTGCGCAACGGCCGCCGCTACGAAGATGCCATGGCCTTCCGGGTAGGGGGGGAGTACGAAGTCTCGAAAGACCTGCTGCTGCGGGCCGGCGTGAGCTACGACGAGTCACCGGTGCGCGACGAGTACATTTCGCCGGAGTTGCCCGACGGCAACCGCCTCGGGGGCGCACTGGGCGTGAGTCTGCGTCTGAGCAAAGTGATGCTGGACCTGGGCTACAGTCTGGATATGGCCGGCAACCGTACCGCACGCGTGAACCGCACCCAGTACCAGTCGCCCAATATTGCCGGTACCTACCGTACCATGGTGCACACCCTGGCCGCCGGGGTATCGTATTCGTTCGGCTCCAAGAAATAA
- the dtd gene encoding D-aminoacyl-tRNA deacylase, translating to MRIVLQRVRQASVTVEGRITGQIGPGLLVLAGFAPDDDAARLDWMARKLVQMRIFSDEEGKMNRSVQDVGGEVLVVSQFTLLADARKGNRPSYTGAAPPPVAIPLYEQFVQLVSDLLGRAVATGEFGADMQVELLNDGPVTIVLDSSEKQ from the coding sequence ATGCGCATTGTGCTCCAACGTGTCCGGCAGGCCAGCGTGACCGTGGAAGGCCGGATTACCGGCCAGATTGGCCCCGGGCTGCTGGTGCTGGCCGGCTTCGCTCCTGATGACGATGCCGCCCGCCTGGACTGGATGGCCCGCAAACTGGTACAGATGCGCATCTTCTCCGATGAGGAAGGGAAGATGAACCGCTCGGTGCAGGATGTTGGTGGAGAAGTTCTGGTGGTGAGCCAGTTTACCCTGCTCGCCGATGCCCGCAAGGGTAACCGGCCCAGCTACACCGGAGCCGCCCCGCCGCCTGTTGCCATTCCGCTGTATGAGCAGTTTGTGCAGCTGGTCAGTGACCTGCTGGGGCGCGCCGTAGCCACCGGCGAGTTTGGGGCCGATATGCAGGTGGAGTTGCTCAACGACGGCCCCGTGACGATTGTGCTGGACTCTTCGGAGAAGCAATGA
- a CDS encoding nucleotide pyrophosphohydrolase: protein MTIEEAQQTVDHWIQTTGVRYFNELTNMAMLTEEVGEVARIIARQYGEQSFKESDKDKVLADELADVLFVVICLANQTGVNLTEALESNLLKKTQRDATRHQQNEKLK, encoded by the coding sequence ATGACTATCGAAGAAGCCCAGCAAACCGTCGACCACTGGATTCAGACTACCGGGGTCCGATATTTCAACGAGCTGACCAATATGGCCATGCTGACCGAGGAAGTGGGAGAAGTGGCTCGCATTATTGCCCGGCAGTACGGGGAGCAGTCGTTCAAAGAATCAGATAAAGACAAAGTGCTGGCCGATGAGCTGGCCGACGTATTATTCGTGGTCATCTGCCTAGCCAATCAAACCGGCGTTAACCTGACCGAAGCCCTGGAAAGCAACCTCCTCAAGAAAACCCAGCGCGACGCTACCCGCCATCAGCAGAACGAAAAGCTGAAGTAA
- a CDS encoding SusC/RagA family TonB-linked outer membrane protein, with protein MKHKYLIPLGCGLILATTASAQTRTVSGRVTDAAGTGLPGVTVLERGTSNGTSTGTDGSFTLSVQPGATLVLSSIGFDTQNLVVGDRTSVTATLKTAANELGEAVVVGYGTQSKQDLTGAITQLGGREVQNAPVPSFEQAIQGKAAGVFIENSSGKLGQGIKVRVRGTSSVSGGTQPLYVIDGIPIISEDQSATAAATNPIADLNPNDIESISILKDASASAIYGSRASNGVVLITTKRGKSGDTRFTLGYQTGRSTPTNKKDFLNAQQYVDYFREAGVNADLVDFTESRLQRYSAGNNDYQTAAVNTDWQEEAFQDAPFSQYDLSVSGGSEKTRFFVSGLYSDQSGILIGNKFEKISARTNLDHKVSDKFSLGLNFNLTRTRNNRIANDNAFSNPMQIVALAPITPLIDPRTNLVSGQLDPATGNPNTNYPTYYNPVLSKIGSSYVALVYRNLGNVYAQYEFIKGLTFRTEIGVDILNQEEDQFAGRVTARNSGPNNGDGFNRRVTNARFTTNNFLTYRNTFNENHTLEVVAGTAYEERKIKSNSVSGQQFPSDSYRTIFNSALITAGSSRETGSSLVSYFGRANYSFANKYLVSASLRADGSSRFGANNRFGYFPAASVGWVLTEESFLSDQKVLSFLKPRFSYGLTGNQDFPDFGPRGLWAGDAGYAGVPGQRPFQIENPDFKWESTRQADLGLEFGFLEGKISGEVDVYQKKTDDLALNVNVPGTSGFARQFRNVGKLENKGLEVALNTRNLEGAFTWNTSLNFSINRNKLTDLQGQVIDGGFLNRAIEGRPIGAFFGVEYAGVDPANGDALYYLNTTNTDGSTNRNTTNVYDDAVRVYIGNPNPDWTGGVTNTFTFKGIDLGVTFQGVFGNQIYDGGGKFQSANATGGFDNLTTDQLDRWQNPGDITNVPRAVLFDIPRTGNDFSTGGAGESSRFLSDGSYVRLKTVTLGYTLPASVLKLAHLSTARLYVSGVNLLTFTDYKGWDPEVNADYLSSDANTGNISQGNDFYSAPQAKTLTFGVNIGF; from the coding sequence ATGAAACACAAATACTTGATTCCACTTGGCTGTGGACTGATTTTGGCTACCACTGCCTCGGCTCAAACGCGCACTGTAAGCGGCCGGGTGACGGATGCGGCGGGCACGGGCCTGCCCGGTGTCACGGTACTGGAGCGGGGTACTTCCAACGGCACCAGCACTGGAACCGACGGAAGCTTTACATTGAGCGTACAACCCGGTGCCACGCTGGTACTGAGCTCCATCGGGTTTGATACCCAGAACCTAGTGGTTGGGGACCGGACCAGCGTGACGGCTACCCTGAAAACCGCAGCTAACGAACTCGGGGAGGCCGTGGTAGTGGGGTACGGCACGCAGTCGAAGCAGGATCTGACGGGGGCTATTACGCAACTGGGCGGCCGGGAAGTGCAGAATGCACCGGTACCCAGCTTTGAGCAGGCCATTCAGGGTAAAGCGGCCGGGGTGTTCATTGAAAATTCCAGCGGTAAGCTGGGGCAAGGCATTAAGGTGCGTGTGCGCGGGACCAGCTCCGTGAGCGGCGGTACCCAGCCGCTATACGTAATTGATGGTATTCCCATTATTTCGGAGGACCAGTCGGCTACTGCCGCTGCCACCAACCCCATTGCCGACCTCAATCCCAACGACATTGAGAGCATCAGCATTCTGAAAGATGCGTCGGCGTCGGCTATTTATGGCTCACGGGCATCCAACGGCGTCGTGCTCATCACCACCAAACGCGGTAAAAGCGGCGACACTCGCTTCACGCTCGGCTACCAGACCGGCCGTAGTACGCCCACCAACAAAAAGGACTTCCTTAACGCGCAGCAATACGTGGATTACTTCCGGGAGGCGGGGGTGAATGCCGATCTGGTGGACTTCACGGAAAGCCGACTGCAGCGCTACTCAGCCGGCAACAACGATTACCAGACCGCCGCAGTAAATACCGACTGGCAGGAAGAAGCGTTCCAAGACGCGCCCTTCAGTCAGTATGATCTGAGCGTGAGCGGGGGCTCGGAGAAGACGCGCTTCTTTGTTTCGGGCCTGTACAGCGACCAGTCGGGGATTCTGATTGGGAACAAGTTTGAGAAAATCAGTGCTCGCACCAACCTCGACCATAAGGTATCGGATAAGTTCTCGCTGGGCCTGAACTTCAACCTGACGCGCACGCGCAACAACCGGATTGCCAACGATAACGCCTTCAGCAACCCCATGCAGATTGTGGCGCTGGCACCCATCACGCCACTCATTGATCCGCGTACCAACCTCGTCAGCGGGCAGCTGGACCCCGCTACGGGCAATCCGAACACCAACTACCCCACGTATTACAATCCCGTTCTGAGCAAAATCGGGTCGTCGTACGTGGCATTGGTGTACCGCAATTTGGGCAACGTATACGCGCAGTATGAATTCATCAAGGGCCTGACCTTCCGGACCGAAATTGGGGTGGACATTCTCAATCAGGAAGAAGACCAGTTTGCCGGCCGCGTAACGGCCCGCAACAGCGGCCCCAACAACGGCGACGGGTTTAACCGGCGCGTGACCAATGCCCGCTTCACTACCAACAACTTCCTCACGTACCGCAACACCTTCAACGAAAACCACACACTGGAAGTAGTAGCAGGTACGGCTTATGAGGAGCGCAAAATCAAGTCCAACAGCGTCTCGGGGCAGCAGTTTCCCAGCGACTCGTACCGCACGATTTTCAACTCGGCGCTGATTACGGCAGGCTCCTCGCGTGAAACGGGCAGCTCCCTGGTATCCTACTTCGGCCGGGCCAACTACTCCTTTGCCAACAAGTACTTGGTGAGTGCCAGCCTGCGCGCCGATGGCTCGTCGCGCTTCGGGGCCAACAACCGCTTTGGCTACTTCCCGGCCGCGTCCGTCGGTTGGGTACTCACGGAGGAATCCTTCCTGAGCGACCAGAAGGTGCTGAGCTTCCTGAAGCCGCGCTTCAGCTACGGTCTGACCGGTAACCAGGACTTCCCCGATTTCGGGCCGCGTGGCCTCTGGGCCGGGGATGCCGGCTACGCCGGAGTGCCCGGACAGCGGCCTTTCCAGATTGAGAATCCCGATTTTAAGTGGGAATCAACTCGGCAGGCCGACCTGGGCCTGGAGTTCGGCTTCCTAGAAGGGAAAATCAGTGGGGAAGTGGATGTGTACCAGAAAAAGACGGATGACCTCGCTCTTAACGTAAACGTGCCCGGCACTTCCGGCTTTGCCCGACAGTTCCGCAACGTGGGCAAGCTGGAAAACAAAGGGCTGGAGGTTGCCCTCAACACGCGGAATCTGGAAGGAGCCTTCACCTGGAACACCAGCCTGAACTTTTCCATCAACCGCAATAAGCTTACTGACCTGCAGGGCCAAGTAATTGATGGTGGCTTCCTGAACCGGGCCATCGAAGGCCGGCCCATCGGGGCCTTCTTCGGGGTAGAATACGCCGGCGTGGACCCCGCCAATGGTGACGCGCTGTACTACCTGAACACCACCAATACCGACGGTAGCACCAACCGCAACACCACCAATGTGTACGACGATGCCGTGCGCGTGTACATCGGCAACCCTAACCCCGACTGGACGGGCGGCGTCACGAACACATTTACATTTAAAGGCATTGACCTGGGCGTGACGTTTCAGGGCGTATTTGGCAACCAGATTTACGACGGCGGCGGCAAATTCCAGTCGGCCAATGCTACCGGCGGCTTCGATAACCTGACCACCGACCAACTGGACCGCTGGCAGAACCCCGGCGACATTACCAACGTGCCCCGTGCCGTACTGTTCGACATTCCCCGGACCGGCAACGACTTTTCCACTGGTGGGGCCGGTGAATCGTCCCGCTTCCTGTCCGACGGCTCGTATGTGCGACTGAAAACCGTAACGCTGGGCTACACGCTGCCCGCCTCGGTACTCAAGCTGGCGCACCTCAGTACGGCCCGCCTGTACGTGAGCGGCGTAAATCTGCTCACGTTCACAGA